The Salvia miltiorrhiza cultivar Shanhuang (shh) chromosome 2, IMPLAD_Smil_shh, whole genome shotgun sequence DNA window AACAAATCCAATCTATCCTAGAAATTGGGCTTgaccgacccgacccgacccgaccgaACTCGAACCCATTTCGACGGCTCCACATGTTAGTTGAACTCTGAAGTCTGAACTTTTTAACAACGCCATTCACAACACATCCGGCAACTCACATCCTGCCACGTGTTCTTTACTCCACGTGTAATATTCTGATTGGTTCACAGATCCTGCTCTTTCCACGTGGACGCTCTCCCCTACAAAAACCCATTCCCCACAACTCCCCAATTTGATGCAACGGTGGTGAGCTCGAAACTTCCACAAAAATGGCGACGCCGAGTTCACTGCACGCGCTGCTCTTCCTCTCGCTCTTCCTGCTGCATTCGTTTCAAACCGAATCGGCGGTGGCCAGCATAGATCTCGGCTCGGAATGGCTCAAAGTCGCCGTAGTCAACCTCAAGCCCGGCCAGGCGCCGATCTCCGTCGCCATCAACGAGATGTCGAAGCGGAAGACGCCGACGCTCATCAGTTTCCACGCTGACTCCCGCTTGATCGGCGAGGAGTCGGCTAATCTCCTCGCGCGCTACCCGACCAAGGTGTTCTCGCATCTCCCCTCGCTCGTCGCTAAACCCTACAATTTCACGCGAGATTTCCTGCGCAAGCTGTATCTGAGCTACGAGATCGCGCCCGAGGACACGCGGGGTGTGGCGGTTTTCAAGGCCGAGGTTGGGGATGGCGGTCATTTCACGGCGGAGGAGATGGTGGGGATGGTGCTCAAGTACGCGGCGGGGCTGGCGGAGACTCACGCGAGGACGAGCGTGAAGGATGTCGTGATCACGGTGCCCCCGTTCACGGGAGTGGCTGAGAGAAGGGGATTGCTGGCTGCGGCGGATTTGGCCGGGCTGAATGTGCTGGCTTTGGTGAATGAGCACTCCGGGGCTGCTTTGCAGTACGGAATCGATAAGGATTTCTCAAATGGATCAAGGCATGTGGTGTTTTATGACATGGGGGCTAGCAGTACTTATGCCGCATTGGTGTATTTTTCGGCTTACAATGCTAAGGAGTTGGGGAAGACGGTGTCAGTTAATCAATTTCAGGTAACTTGTTCTTTTGAATATTGAGTACGGTATTTAAATTGTTTCGGTTCCTCTTGACGAGTGAGGTTTAGCATTTCAGGTAGGAGTGTGAATAGATTGAATCTGTTGAACTTGAACGTACTGCTCTTGTTCAAGCTTGTTTGAATTTTATCGGTTTCTGTAAGTTGTTTTGGCTTGTTTGATAAACAAATGAATCAAGGCGAGTTCACCTAGGGCATTTTGGTTCtcttatatgtatattttagaCCTAGCTCTGAACAATCTTATTAGAAATTAGAATATGTTATTGAGCCTTTCACAAATGATCATTCAAATGTGTAGTTCTTGAGTTACATATTTTGAGTGACAATCTTATCAGAAATTAGAATATTTTTGGATGGTTCTTGTTATAAGTAAATCCAGCAGTTTGAGTCGCTATCTTTTGATGTCTAAATCTGAAATGTAAACATTTTTTGGTCCATCAAATGAATGAAAAGGTACCTGTGAGTGAAATTACCATAAGTAGCCAAACTTTCAATGCACTTGAGCCCTTCTTTCCAAACATAATCTTCAAATTTATCCGACTTTAGTATAGAGTTTGCCATGAAGGATAATATCACATATATCAAACTTCCATGTTTCAGAATTTTTTTCTGTGAGTGTGGATAGTTTGACATTTGATAGTTGTAACCAGGTGAAGGATGTCAAATGGGATGCAGAACTCGGAGGTCAGAATATGGAATTGAGGTTGGTAGAGTATTTTGCGGATGAGTTCAACAAACAATTTGGAAATGGGGTTGATATTAGGAATTCACCCAAGGCGATGGCCAAATTGAAGAAGCAGGTTAAGCGCACAAAAGAAATCTTGAGTGCCAATATGATGGCTCCGATATCTGTAGAATCTCTTTATGATGATCGTGACTTCAGGTTAGCCTGAGAAACAAGAAATTTTCTTTTGCAAAATATCCATTGATTATTCGTTTTCTTGTTCCCCTTTTTTAACCTCttagaaattattttttcgTAGGAGCTCAATTACTCGTGAGAAGTTTGAAGAGATTTGTGGAGATCTTTGGGAAAAAGCCCTTCTACCCATAAAAGAAGTTCTCAAGCATTCTGGAATGAGTACTGATGATTTGTATGCAGTAGAGTTGATTGGTGGTGCCACACGGGTTCCGAAGTTGCAGGTACATCTGACTTTAAAGTTCTATTTTAGGGTATTGATGCAATGGCGCTACATTTTCATGCTTTCTGTTGTATGTCTTAGTTTCTGGAAGATACCATGTTTATATGTAACTCTTTTAATAAGAACAATTTTCAAGTTTTGCTAACACCATGTGTTGACTTACTCTCAGAGTAATGCCAGAGGCTCAGAACAAAACAACAGTTTTATCTTTTGAATCTCAGCTTCCTTTTCCGTATCAATGTATGGTTTGGATTTGACCATGCCTTTTTCCTACAGGCCAAGCTTCAGGAATTTCTTGGGAGGAAGCAGTTGGACAAACATCTGGATGCTGATGAGGCTATTGTTCTAGGTGCCTCACTACATGCTGCAAATTTAAGTGATGGAATCAAATTAAACCGCAAGTTGGGAATGGTTGATGGTTCTACTTATGGTTTTGTGCTGGAGTTGAATGGTGATGGTCTTTTGAAAGATGAAAACACCAGACAGCTGATTGTACCAAGAATGAAAAAGCTACCTAGCAAGGTAGGTAAATTACTTTTTGGATGTAGAAGTTCGGTGTATCTCTTTCCTTCATATGGTTTTATATCTCATTTACTTTACTGCAGATGTTCAGATCTGTTGTCCACAACAAAGATTTCGAAGTTTCACTTGCTTATGAGAGTGAAGATCTGCTACCACCTGGTGCTGCCTCTCTTACATTTGCGAATTATGATATCTTAGGTCTTGCTGATGCGAGTGAGAAGTAaggattattttaattaaaattctgATTTCATTCATCGGATAATTGTATTTTTGCCATGAGGTTTTCTCAAGCCCTTGTATGTTCCAGGTACTCATCACGGAACCTTTCCTCCCCGATTAAGGCCAATTTACATTTCTCTCTCAGTAGAAGTGGTATATTTTCCTTAGATCGTGCTGAGGCTGTTGTTGAGATAACCGAATGGGTAGAAGTCCCACGAAAGAATCTCACTGCGGACAACTCAACATCTGCCTCTGCCAACACAACTGATGCTGAAGCTAAGAATGTTTCAGAGGAGAGCACTGACAAGTTGGAGACAAATAATGGCAATAGTAACACGTCTGATTCCAGTGCTAATGATTCTAGCAATGTAGATCTTGGTACCGAGAAGAAGCTAAAGAAGAGGACATTCAGAGTTCCCCTTAAGGTTTCTAAAATAAATGATTTGCAGTTGATAGTTACTTCATCTATAGTAATTTTAAGAATCATATGTGTGTTGCGTGTAGGTTATTGAGAAGACAACAGGGACTGGAATGCCTCTCTCAAAAGAATCTTATGCTGAGTCTAAACGCAAATTAGAAGTACTGGACAAGAAGGATTCAGAAAGGAGAAGAACGGCTGAATTGAAAAACAACCTTGAAGGCTATATCTATTCTACTAAGGACAAGGTAAGAAGTTTAGCTTTTGCTTGTGTAGACTTTGAACATGCATAAAAAATCCCCTCATTGATTGTGGCCATCACTCTGCTATTATTATGTATGTCAACAATATGGATGCTAGTAAATGTCATCTTAGAATAGTCGAATCAAGGTCTTACCTTTTATTCCCTCGTTGACCTGTAATTGTATTATTGTAATATACCTGATGGTATCAGCTAGCCTTGTCCCATTAGAATTTCATATACATGATACCACTATTCTcacattaattattttacaagACTATTAGCTCATGTTATCTTTTCTCACTTTCTGAATCCCCATTCATTGCTACCTTGGCATCTGTCGGACTCTGAGGTGGCTTTGCCCTTGTATTAGATTTTGGGATTATTTTACTATCTATCAATTATGCTTATGGATTTAGTTTTCTGATATTTTTTAGCATCCTgtgattttgtttttaaaatttactACTCACACGTGCTTACTTGTGTGCTGATATACCAGCTTGAATCTGAAGAGTTCGAAAAAATATCTTCTGAGCAAGAGAGGAAATCTTTTATGGAAAAACTTAATGAGGTttgctctctctccctctctccacGCACATGCATGCGTGCTCATTGTTCCATGAATTGGTCCACACTTTCTTATGTGGTATTTGGTTTAAATATTTGCTGATGTTATCTATTGATGCAGGTGGAGGATTGGTTGTATACTGATGGTGAAGATGCTTCTGCCTCTGAATTTCAACAACGTCTGGACACATTGAAATCTATTGGCGACCCTATATTTTTCAGGTCTCTTTTAATTTCAATAATCCAGTAATTTATTACATCTCATTGTCTAAGTTGGTCCTAATGTTGTTATTTGTTGTAGGCATACTGAACTCACTGCACGGCCTGCTGCATCTGAACAAGCACGAAGATATCTGACAGAAATAGAGCAGGTAAATAAACTATAGTTTTGGAAGTATAAATTTTTGCTCACAGCTGGACATCACAAGAAAAGATGTGATTTAAGTGATAAAATTATGGAAAAGAGCATTATTTTTTCTCCCACTTGGTTTGATTTAACTGTTTGAAACCTTGACGAGCTGTCCGATTATTTTACTTTCAGATGATAGTATGGTTTTTTACTTGTTATATGCAATTATGCTTATGAACTGCATGAACCGAGTAAAAAAATTTGAGGAGGCTGAACTTTggtttagtcaacaaaagaactTTTCAGTGGAAAACTGCATTCATTTGCTTGAGTTCTTTTGCTTTCATCTGCAGAACAGAGTACAAgctatgaattttttttgttgaggTTTTACTGTATATGACTGAAAGCTAAATACTTAGAAGTGGAAGTGCACTTGTTTTTAGACGAGGTGTTTATGTATACGACTTGAATCTTTAGATGCATGCTTGGACGCCTGTTATTAGGCCAATCTCTAACTACGTGTTTCTCGCCCTAAATATT harbors:
- the LOC131012712 gene encoding heat shock 70 kDa protein 17-like, which produces MATPSSLHALLFLSLFLLHSFQTESAVASIDLGSEWLKVAVVNLKPGQAPISVAINEMSKRKTPTLISFHADSRLIGEESANLLARYPTKVFSHLPSLVAKPYNFTRDFLRKLYLSYEIAPEDTRGVAVFKAEVGDGGHFTAEEMVGMVLKYAAGLAETHARTSVKDVVITVPPFTGVAERRGLLAAADLAGLNVLALVNEHSGAALQYGIDKDFSNGSRHVVFYDMGASSTYAALVYFSAYNAKELGKTVSVNQFQVKDVKWDAELGGQNMELRLVEYFADEFNKQFGNGVDIRNSPKAMAKLKKQVKRTKEILSANMMAPISVESLYDDRDFRSSITREKFEEICGDLWEKALLPIKEVLKHSGMSTDDLYAVELIGGATRVPKLQAKLQEFLGRKQLDKHLDADEAIVLGASLHAANLSDGIKLNRKLGMVDGSTYGFVLELNGDGLLKDENTRQLIVPRMKKLPSKMFRSVVHNKDFEVSLAYESEDLLPPGAASLTFANYDILGLADASEKYSSRNLSSPIKANLHFSLSRSGIFSLDRAEAVVEITEWVEVPRKNLTADNSTSASANTTDAEAKNVSEESTDKLETNNGNSNTSDSSANDSSNVDLGTEKKLKKRTFRVPLKVIEKTTGTGMPLSKESYAESKRKLEVLDKKDSERRRTAELKNNLEGYIYSTKDKLESEEFEKISSEQERKSFMEKLNEVEDWLYTDGEDASASEFQQRLDTLKSIGDPIFFRHTELTARPAASEQARRYLTEIEQIVEGWEKNKSWLPRERIDEVLRGADKFKTWLSDKEAVQQKTTAFSKPAFTSDEVYDKILDLQDKVASVNRIPKPKPKVEKPAKVETDNGDDKANSTDSASEETTSSKDQTTTESDDVEAEAESNGHDEL